Genomic window (Staphylococcus debuckii):
TGATTTGATTGCTCAGAATAATACTGTGATTTTAATCGAACATAATTTATCGATAATGTGTGAAGCGGATTGGATAGTAGACGTAGGACCAGGTCCAGGTCTTGATGGAGGAAAAGTATTATTTAGCGGTACCCCTAAAGATTTCATTGAACAAGAAGAGACGCTGACTTCCAAACATTTAAAACGTTATATTCAATAATTTATAGACGCTGAGTAGAGGGTATTAATTCTACTCAGCGTTTTTGCGAGGGAGCGGGAGGTGCGAGCCTCGACACTTTCCTTAACTTATCCAATATTAGCTTTTATTCCAATCAACAAAATTGATAGATTTGTATGTATAAACTCTGTAAGTGCTAATTTAAGTACCAATTACATTTTAAAAGGTAGACAAAATGGTGAATAAATATAAAATAGGAACTACTAGATTACTTTTTATAATAAGCTTTAACCATTCATAAACCTTCAATAACCTTGTAATTTTATAAACTATCTAAAAAAGAGATAATCCAAACTTGAAAAACAACAGAATACTTAACTTAAATATGTTAGCAGAGGAATGAAGTGAATGCGCATAGTTAAAATTTTAAATAATAACATCGTATTATCTAAGTCGGAAGGTGAGGAGTGCATAGTAACGGGCAAAGGTATTGCTTTTGGGAAGAAAAATGGACAACTCATTAATGACGAAAATATAGAGAAAATATTTAGGCTATCTAATCAAGAACGCGAACGAATGATAACTTTATTGAACGAGATCAATAAAGATGTTTTAATGCTGACTCAAAAAATTATCGAAGAAGCGAATCGATTATATGATAAACCGCTTGCTGAGTCTATTTATATTGGACTAACTGATCACATTGATTATGCAATTAAGCGCACTAAAGACAATCTCAACATCACTAATCCATTATTATACGAAATTAGATTGCTTTATCCTAGAGAATATAAAGTTGGGATACATGCCTTAGAAATGATTAAAAGTGAGTTTGATGTGCAGCTTCCAAAAGATGAAGCAGGATTTATTGCGATGCATATTATTAATAATTCAATGGATGAAGATATATCTAACGTATACGAAATTACGAAAATATCTAAAGGTATAATCGATATTGTACATTACCACTTTAATATCGATTTTTCTGAGGAGGAATTAAATTATTCTAGATTCCTTACACATCTTAAATTTTTCAGCCAAAGGATATTAAATAAGCAAAGTTTAAATCAAGTTACAGATGAAAGTATGTTAAAAGGATTAGAAGAAAAATTTCCGAAGATTTCTGAATGTATAAATAAAATTAATATCTTTTTACAACACAATTATCAACACAGTATATCAACAGATGAACGCGTGTACTTAATACTACATATTGCGAGAGTTTTAAAATGAAAGCGTTGACATTTGTATAACTACGTTATATAGTTGAGGTAAGTTAAATATATCTGTTGCTTTTGATAGCTGTTTACCAGCTATTTGGGATTGTTACTTTAAGCAGGCAAAACCCAGAGTAATACAAGACGAAACCAGTTAAGGTGGGTCTTTGTGTTATTCTGGGTTTTTTTATTTGAAAATTGAGGTGAGAAGGATGAAGTATGAAAGTTTAGCAGAGGACATAATTGAAAAAGTTGGCGGGGAAGAGAATATTGATACTTTAACCCACTGTATAACAAGGTTGAGATTTGTTTTAAAAGATAAATCTAAAGCTGATACCGAGTATCTTAAAAATCATGAAGAAATAGTTACAGTAGTAGAATCAGGAGGACAATACCAAATTGTAATTGGTAACCATGTTCCAGATGTTTATGATGCTGTCAAAAGTAAACTGAGTTTAGAAGAAAAAAATAATGAAAAAAGAAACGATGCCAATAAAGGTAATTTGTTAAATCGTTTTATTGATTTGATTTCAGGTATCTTCCAACCGCTTTTGGGAGTTTTGGCAGCAGCAGGAATGATTAAAGGTTTTACCATTTTGTTTTTTGCCTTGGGTCTGATAACGCAAGAATCTGGAACTTATCAATTATTATATGCAATTAGTGATGCTTTATTTTATTTTTTCCCGATTTTCATTGGGTTTACTGCAGCTAAAAAATTCGGTTCTAATGAATTTATTGGTATGACAATAGGTGCTATATTAGTTTATCCGACTTTAGTAAATGCTATGAAATTAGGAGCGAAAGGGTCACAAACGCTCTTTGAAGGTACATTATTCCAAGTACAAAGTCATATGGATTTTTTAGGAATTCCAGTCATATCAATGACATATACTTCTAGTGTTATTCCAGTAATTATAGCTGTGTATTTTGGAAGTAAATTAGAAAAATATTTGAAAAAAGTGATGCCTAGTGCCTTAAAAATGTTCTTAGTTCCATTATTTGTATTGTTAATTACAGTTCCGCTTACATTCTTAGTAATTGGACCTATAGCG
Coding sequences:
- the licT gene encoding BglG family transcription antiterminator LicT; translation: MRIVKILNNNIVLSKSEGEECIVTGKGIAFGKKNGQLINDENIEKIFRLSNQERERMITLLNEINKDVLMLTQKIIEEANRLYDKPLAESIYIGLTDHIDYAIKRTKDNLNITNPLLYEIRLLYPREYKVGIHALEMIKSEFDVQLPKDEAGFIAMHIINNSMDEDISNVYEITKISKGIIDIVHYHFNIDFSEEELNYSRFLTHLKFFSQRILNKQSLNQVTDESMLKGLEEKFPKISECINKINIFLQHNYQHSISTDERVYLILHIARVLK